In Syngnathus typhle isolate RoL2023-S1 ecotype Sweden linkage group LG14, RoL_Styp_1.0, whole genome shotgun sequence, one genomic interval encodes:
- the LOC133166484 gene encoding spindle assembly abnormal protein 6 homolog has protein sequence METNSFKHSNQLSLRLTQGSDKHVKDYLAACLASVKAEKEALELKLKKTEDDLTRRLNNAEQTLSEVERMRLEWTLEKNSLCSRHADELRREQEKAADLQERQQQQTQKHCQDLERAHQRDSQQMQSRLVQLETSCGELSDRDYQNQAALRDLKAKLVAAEKECQRFQQQVASMRRQRDSAETALHANERLGQQLQTRVGTLEQEAKDREQNASRTREALKAAQQEKETLEEDARSKEAKLRKLDAQVEILSADLKKANEIIKKFWCELQVQQSKNKDKNVALVEQEKVLRDTSTQLERAQGEVRDAHQQLQHKDQQVASLKEQLESSMKKLAESKELLRSNENVIGWINRQLNEKRLSEKRLSEMLAEPPRSTPPTAAMTSAAHFYPHVSKSPAMPDVVYKPAASPSVGGLDAKYFKRRDDGGGGSVRESPDALIAREFPRSKTPSAYFPN, from the exons GCTGAGAAGGAAGCACTGGAGCTAAAATTGAAAAAGACAGAAGATGATCTGACGAGGCGGCTCAACAACGCCGAGCAG ACGCTGTCGGAGGTGGAGCGCATGCGTCTGGAATGGACTCTTGAGAAGAACTCGCTTTGCAGCCGCCACGCTGACGAGTTGCGCCGTGAGCAGGAGAAGGCGGCCGAC TTGCAGgagcgccagcagcagcagacgcaAAAGCACTGTCAGGATCTGGAGCGCGCTCACCAGCGCGACAGCCAGCAGATGCAAAGCCGCCTGGTGCAGCTGGAGACCTCCTGTGGGGAGCTGAGTGACAGGGACTACCAAAACCAGGCCGCCCTCAGGGACCTCAAGGCCAAACTGGTGGCCGCCGAGAAG GAGTGCCAGCGCTTCCAGCAGCAGGTGGCGTCGATGCGGCGCCAGAGGGACTCGGCCGAGACAGCGCTTCACGCCAACGAGCGACTGGGCCAACAGCTGCAGACGCGTGTGGGGACGCTGGAGCAGGAAGCCAAAGACCGCGAGCAAAACGCGAGTCGCACTCGGGAGGCACTGAAGGCGGCACAACAGGAGAAG GAAACCCTCGAGGAGGACGCCCGCAGCAAAGAAGCTAAGCTACGAAAGCTCGACGCCCAGGTGGAGATTTTGTCCGCAGACTTGAAGAAG GCCAACGAGATTATCAAGAAATTCTGGTGCGAGCTGCAAGTTCAGCAGAGCAAGAACAAGGACAAGAACGTGGCACTGGTGGAGCAGGAGAAAGTGCTGCGCGACACCTCCACCCAGCTGGAGCGAGCACAGGGGGAAGTGCGCGATGCTcaccagcagctgcagcacAAGGACCAGCAG GTTGCGAGTCTGAAggaacagctggagtccagcatgaAGAAGCTGGCCGAGTCGAAGGAGCTGCTGCGGAGCAATGAGAATG TGATCGGCTGGATAAACAGGCAACTGAACGAGAAGCGGCTGAGCGAGAAGCGGCTGAGCGAGATGCTTGCGGAGCCGCCAcggagcacgccgccgaccgccgccATGACGTCAGCG GCTCACTTTTATCCTCACGTGAGCAAAAGTCCCGCAATGCCCGATGTTGTCTACAAGCCAGC AGCGAGCCCGAGCGTTGGCGGTCTGGATGCCAAATACTTCAAGAGGAGagatgacggcggcggcggctccgtTCGCGAGTCTCCCGACGCGCTCATCGCCAGAG AGTTTCCGCGCAGCAAAACACCTTCAGCCTACTTTCCCAACTAA